Within Trichoderma atroviride chromosome 2, complete sequence, the genomic segment aacaaaaaagaaagtccAGTTGTAAAAacaatgaaaatgaaaaaaatgaaaaaatgaaaaagaaaactaaacgaaaaacaaataaatacGTAAATAAGAATGTAATCAAAGCCCGCAAGCAGCCTTTGAAAGAGATACTGGTGACAACACCTTCAGCGAGGGACTCGCGATGCAAATGCTTAGTCAGCAAATCTCAAATAGGCAATATCGCAAATGCCAAAACACTCGGCGTGAGCGAGCATTTCTCATCTTCACAAAGCAAGAGTGCTTATCGCATCAATGGCCCAGCGACGCGTTCAGCATATAAATGCATTCTATTAAAAGCTAGGAAGCGTCAATCTCTTTTTTGCAGTTTGCACAAACGCGCTTCAAGCCATGGCGCGTCAAAAGACTCAAAAGGCTGGACCcgcagcagcccagccaTCACAGACGGGGAACCATGAGAATGAAGCCGAAGCTGGCGAAATTGCCATTCCGCAGTTTTTCAACACTACGTTTTCGACTCACCGCGTGTCTCCGCTCTTCATCGGCGCCCAGAAGCTGGACCAGGCCCGCCTTGATCGACTTGCTCATCGGCTGCGAGATACGCTGGTTGGGGATGTGGTTCGTGGAGTGCAGATTGGGTTGGAGGCCACAGACACGCCCATGGGCCAGGTTGGGCCGCTGAAGGCCGTAACTTTCCGCTGGTTTCAGGCGGAGGATATTCTGGGCGACAAGGCTGAGAACTGGGCGGAGCTGTCGGATGAGCAGAAGAGGGGGCTTTGGATCGAGATGCGGCATGAGAACGCAGCTTATGTCGCGCTCCTGCTGCCGGGCTTTTCGCGTTCACATCAGGGGCCTGGCACAAACACCCCAGCTGCGAAACTATGGAATATGGGCTTTGAAACTCCGGATATGGGCGAGGCTGATGGTAGCCAGTTCCTTCGCctgcctttgctgctcctTCGAATGCCCCAAGCTCTCAAGGCTGTCATCGGCGAATGGCTGTCGACAACCTTTGATTGCCGTGTCACCAAGCTCAACTTGGGGACTCGAACACTGGTCAGCGTTTTGGAAAGCTGGATTCCGCAAACCGGATTACCGCGAGCCGACTCGGATCTTGTGTTGACTCTTGCCTTCAACGCACCCGTAACAGACCCGGGCCGAGAGGCTGTACTTCGACTGGACGGTGATTtagacgaagacgaagacgaagttGAAGCAACTGAGCCTGGGCTACGATCTATGGAAATTAGCATTTCGGCGTCAGACCTGCGCCGTTTCTTACGCGCCGGGAAAGCGCTGCAGAAATCCAAGCAGACAACTTCGAATACCGATGCAGGCACCGCTTTATGGGAGCGTGATGATCGAGAACGGCGCAGGCTCGCAGGCTCACACACAGACGACGGGTGGGGATGGCTAAAGAACAAGGACGGCTCTGAATATCCCTTGATGGAGGCTTTAGCGAGCCATCTCAACCACCACATGGCATTGAATCTGTTCCATCCGGGTGTCCGTGTCATCCAAGTGTCATGCGGAGGGTTTGTCCTCTCGCAGTCTCGGGTCAAGATTGTGAAGTCGGGCGACGTAACTGATGACTTGTCCAGAGCAGCGTGGATGTTTGTGACGCTGTTGGGAGAAAGAGTTCAGAGCGACGCGGTACCTTTGGGAACCTGACGGATGCAAATATTCTCGACGATGGAAAAGAATTTTTGCAAGCGGCTTTACAGCCAACCATTCCGAAAGTTTGAGATTCCGCTGTTTCACTATCACGCCGCGGCCGGTTCGACTGAAGGAAGCATACGGGTTGAGCATACCACCAATAGTAGTGGCTGCTCTATGTGCGTCACCAAGGCTTATATCATCATAGCAGGCCCAGAGACCTGGACCCTTGATACCTGCTCTATCAACGCTGATCGGGCTAGATATCACGACATATACTGTTGTAGGGAGATGGCAAGTTGGATACCGGCTTGGTGAAGCCGACAGGATAGACGGGCTTGTTGATATCCATCTTGCAAGATGCACTATCTAGATATTGAAACGCGAGGGCAAGCTGCCGCCTCTGAGCTATGACAGGTACTGGCAGTAGAAGGTACTTCGTATGTGCTTGTAGCGCAGCAAAGACTAatctataataatatatGCTGTGCGAATAGCATCACTTATGAATGAAGCTATATAGAGTACTAATATCTCACTATCGCAAACATAACAAGTCTTCTATCTCACTCCATATAATAGGCCAAGCTGCCATGATGGCTGGCTTTGAGTTGGTCCGAACTTGGTGATGCACTGGGATTGCACCATTATATGCAGCCCACTGTCGGCTTGTTGCATGGATGCTAATTTAGCTGCTGCCTACATTTGGTAAAATTCCATACCAAttttgccatggcagcctGTTTGTAATCTGCGATGTTGCCTAGGAGGGGCAATGAGCGAGTACAGGAGAAAACGGAAAAAAGAACTTTTTGTTGAGGCTATCTATGATGAACAGAGCGGGAATAACAGTTCGGCCAAATTCCACTGCACTGTGACCTAGAGTGATGCCAAAAGTTCCGATGCCGTTTATAGCACCCGTGGTAATGCAAAGATACAAAATACTACTCTCTCTGGTAAGATTATTTGCAGTACTGCAAGCAGTACTCAGTATATACTACCTAGGGACTAGAATAACACAGCTCGCTCCGTAGATCTGCAAGTAAAtattaagaataaaattCGATGGTATCGTATATCACTGCTGGCACAAGGTGTTGGAAATCCCTTCTGTCGATCGCAAAACGCCAAGTAAAcgacgccaaagccaagtcAAAGCCAAGACTTGCATCGCTGCTTTCCGCGGATCCCGTTGGCTCCTGCATTGCCAAGACCAAGCTTTCGCTCTTCAGGAACAGCCCAGCGATCGCACCTGCCAGATCCGGGGAAGTCCTTTGGTAGCTTGAAATGAGGTAATCACCAACTTCATGCAGATCTGTTGCtcgttttctcttctcctcgcttctccatctcgtcaaTGTGCGTGAATGGCACTCAAGGACATGGATCCCGTTGTACAGTATGAGCGCCGCCCCAGCATATGCGCAAAAAGAGCCCCTCGCACGGCCTAGGGTGACAAGGCCTTATTATCAACCCACGAGAGAAAGAGGGCGGCATGAAGCAGCTCTTGGACGGCAATCCGGCATCGCAAAACTGTTTGATAGGCTCATCTGGGAAGTGGcccccatcaccaccaccaggaTCTGTGAAAAGTCGCACAACCACAAAACAGGAacgaaaaaaaggaaaaaaaaaaaaaaaaggaaagtgAAATATAGAACTGTGTCTGGTCTAGTCTTGGACGCACGCAGGACGGATCTCGGACAACAAAGAGAGCGAAGATGCTTCCAATCTCCACTACTTCGTATTCTACCCGACTCTCGGTTCCGCACCGGCGCGTTTCTCATTCACTAACAAATCATACTGTACAGGACAATGTATCGCACATCCATGCACGGGGCAGATCGAGATAACAAGCGAGGCCGTGTGACACAATGATGGAGCTCAAGAAAGCCATGTCCAGAAAAGGAGAGCTGCAGAATCGGCAAAACGCCAAGAACGTCGCTAGGGTCCTGTGAAGGCATTTTGGCGCAGAGTGGCTGCATTCTTGGAGCAGCTCTACTGTATGGCCGGCGCCAGCCCATCTCCGCAGAGCTGCCTCTCGCCGGATGAATGAACCGAAAGCCGGATTCGATTCAGCCCCATTGCCGAATGATTCATGACTGCCAGCTAGCGAAGCGTTAGGCAGCCAGAGCTCATGTTAATTAGGCCCCAGCAAGGTCCCTAGCCATGATGTATTCTCCGCGAGCTCGTCTGTGCGGAGGAACTTGTCATCTGGAGCAGGGACGCCGCTGTTTGCAATCAAAGCGGAGGGCCATCGACCCCAACACCCCCAACACGAAGACAGACCACCACATCGAGTTCTCGTGTATAGTCCATCTCCCAAAGCCAGTGACAAGCAACGGCATCGCCCCAGAGCCGGGACACCGCCGCAATTACAATCTCAGCAGCCCTAAATCATATTCCCAGGCGCCAACGCTGTCTTGTGTCGAGCCAGACCCACACCGGCACTCCAGCAGCCGGATACACGGCTCGGTCCAACACTAGGACCCTGGTTTAGAAAGCTTCCTAAGGAACAAATATTAATTTCTGGTAGCTTGTAGCCGCAATACGATCGGCTGTCAACTAGCAATAAAAACCAAATGAACCCTGATCAGCTTACCACCTGCTTTCACTCCTGCTTTCTGCCGActcaaaagggaaaacagCTATACTGCCCACTCAAGATACATGAGCTTAGCGCGTCGTTATTCAGAATAGTTGGACGTCTGGATCAAGCTGTCATAAGACTTTTTAGTCATATCGAATATCGCCACTGCTCTTTGAGGTGCTCGCTCTCCAGAGTTTAATCCATCGACGGTTGCTTAGACGGGCCAACGTCGCCCATTATCACGACAAGTCGCCAAGTCGCCACAGTCCAAGATCAGGAGAAAGGGGAAGGGAAAGGCATATCAGGAGCCGGTTTACCATGAAAGTCATAGTAGCCGGGGTCACTGGCCATGCCGGCTCAGAAATCGTTAACCACTGCTTTGCGGACGAGCGCATCACCAAGGTCATTATCCTGACCAGGAAGTCGGTCGCAATAGATATTGAAAGCCACCCCAAAGCCGAAGTAGTACTGCATCAAGATTTTTCTCAGTATCCCGAAGAGATGATGCGCAGATTTGAAGGGGCCGAGATATGCTTATGGTAAGAATAGCTCCTTGTATAAACGCCATGGCGCGGATGCAAAAAGCATCATGATATCAGCCTTGGCTCTATATATGCATGCTTGAATGACTGTATGATTCATTCAACAAGTTTTCTCACTAACACGACTTCCCAGGGCTATTGGAGGGAGAGTTAACCAGTTCAACAACGACAAGGAATTATGCCGCAAAGTTGGCGTGGAATATACACTGGCAGCTGCGAATGCGATGCTGAACCATCTCGCTGACAAAGTTCCAAGCGGCAAGAAGTTTCGATTCGTCTTTTGCAGTGGCAAATACTCGGAGTGGAATCAGAagcggcctcttctctttatgGCTGATTCTCGCCGTATCAAAGGAGAAGTCGAAAAAGGTCTATGTGACATCGCGGATGCAAACCCTGACAAGTTTGAGACTTGGATTCTGAGACCCTCCGGTTTCATCGAGCCCAGTGCCTCAATCTCCAAAAGGCTTGTCGGCAGTCTCTACGGCGCCATCACGACTACCCAGGTGGGCAAAGCAATGGTAAAAGTAGCCTGTGAAGGCTGGAAGGATAGGATCATTGAGAATAATGCACTTCTCAAGATGTAATTTTGTGGTTttggatttcttttttttgtttccttaTTACGACCTTTTAATACCTGCAGCTTCACAGCAACGGCATACGCTTTCAGATACCCAGGTTGGCTTGTCACGAGAGAAATGTTTCGAATACCAGATCATCACCACGTCTTTGTGAAAACGAATAGTAGCTTCGAGCGCTCAACTGGCATATGGACAGGAGTTGGAGTTATTCGAAATGAGGAATGGGATCAATACCAGAACGTGTATGACGACTACTGTTCGACTTAGAACGACTTCGATGTTCTACCAACAAGAATTTTTGTGCTTCTCAACTTTTTTGTTTATAATCAAATCAATACATCAGTTCATAATATATAACATTCACGTATTTCGGCATTGCGCCCACAGAATGTAGGTACATTCTGATGGAGATGCGCTATGGTGTGACTTGGAATCTCTCAATTTTGTAATGGTCGCTACCAGGTTTTACACATTCTAACCACAAAATATTCTCATTTTTGACTGTCTACGCTTTCTTCAAGGAACATTGAGATCATTTGCATACTGAAGCAACACTCCTAAGAGGAATGTCTCATTGGTGGAATATTTCGCGCGAGGTTTTTGCACTGGAGGCGCTTACTTCGGGTCATGTATCCTTTGACGCGTCACATGTGGTTCGAGTTTTTTGGAGGACTCTGTGTCTTCATATAGAAGATTTTCTCTAAGCAATTAGAATAAATCGCTTTTCACTGCGGCCTTGAATGCCCGTGCGATGAAATTCTTTTACATAGCCCTGCTCTGGCCTGATGTCTTTGATCAAGGGTAGTATTTTCATGGAACGTATTTTTATGGCATACTTATTGTAAGCAAATTATGAGCAGATGAGCTGGGTGGAATTAATTGCCTTTTGTTTTATGCAGATACTAGAGAGACTGTCTCCGAAAATTTGAAGTGGCCAAATGCTTCCATTTGTTACTGAATCGACTCCACGAATAATGGCAGCGTGTGCTATCTGTGCCACAACGGCACGGATTCAATAGCTATCATACATCCATAGTGAACATTCTACAAAGTATTTGGATATCTGAAGATTAGTTAATGATCTGGTTATGGTCTGtagtaaaagaagaattggaTTTAAACTGCAAGATCAAGGTTTAAGATCTACGCCGATCGTTTCGGGTCGAATCATGGATATCTACATGTAATTGCGGCTTACACTCATTCCGGGTAGTGTCGAGACTATAAATAAGTACAACTGCTGTTGTGTGTTCAAGAttaatgaagaaaaaaaaaaaaaaagaacaggCAGAGAGTGTCTCCGAAAGGTCTTTATTCCTTACTACTTGAcagtttcttctcttctcttctctttacTGTAAACAATACAAATATTTATCTCGCTGTAAATGTCTTGAGTAATCCTGATTAATAAACCCTCAGGGAATGCGATGACCACGAGCTATGGTAGCATCGAATGAGGGCTAATGGGACATTGCGGAGTTTCCGCCCTCAATAATCCTGACACTTGCATGGTCTTCTTGATTGCATATGTTGTGCAACAGAGTACTTCACATAATGACTATAGACTAATCCTCAGCTTGAAGAGTCTTCAAGTTTCCAGCGTGCCCGGCAAGGTGGAAAGTCAGAGCGGTACGGTTCTTTGTCTAGTGACTAGGCTATCTCTCCATGCTTGGTAGAGACAAGTAAAAGGGGAAGTCGAACGTATTTTACTAACTATACAAAAGCGCATGAGTCGGCGTTGTATTAAAAGCGTATCTTGTGTAGTTTAGCAGGTCATGCACACCATTAttggtatatatatgcatCCTAAACTCCGTTGCATATAGGTACGAATAAAATTCTCCGGCTTTTAAAACAAATTTCCTGTATCACATTGACTTGATACACCATCTCGCATCCTACCTAAGCGTAGACTGCACCATATATTAATAGAAAAGGCAACGCCTATCCGATAAACTTGAGTTGTGGGTTATAGGCAACCTGAAAAAACGAAGCTAATGCAGCGGATTACTTCAGAGGGGAAATATGATTCAGTCTACTGATTGCATAATATGAAGACGTTCAATTGGTTAAATGCTCCGAGATTCTTCAAAATACTGCCAGTGTAGACACATCTTAGCCCCCAATCATCATTATGAGCCATGGCTacattctcttccttctagCTGTGTAATCACACGCACGTGTAGTTAATGATTTACTCACTATATTCTCAAAAGCCTTgcgcttcctctcttcttcgtaCAGCACTCCAGGTCGCGCCCAGGATACCTATATCCATTTGCGGCAACTCAAATATGTAATATATTCCGCGCCAATACTGCTAGCATACCAGGCCAGTATCAGATTCGGCAGCTCGAAGCCTTTCGGGCACATTAGTAGGTGCAGTCAGTCAGCTTATGGGCTAAAAAGCCGTATCTGCTGTCGGTATTTGTCGTGCAATTAAATTGCCAGCAGCCGAATCTAGCGGGCCAAGCCGGTTGCCCGGCTGGCCAATGGACCTGTAATACAATGTTTGATGATAAAACAGAAATATCATCTGCCATTTTCGGTGGCTCAAAGCAAGGGTGGTCAGCAAGGGTCGGGCTCTGGGCGACTCTTTTTTAAGCCCACTTTGTTCTTATACCTGCAGGATCGTGCAGGTTGTTTTGGTCCATGGTCAGTCAGACCCAATCGTTCACCAAAATCACCAATTCGCGAATATGTGGCGGAGAGGAGGCTAACAACAATGACCACGTGTTGCATCTACCCAATAGCCGTataatcttcatcttcttcagcctaCCAAATGATTCCATATCCAAGGTCCAAGAAGCATCTTGGCGTGATTCTCTACTTGCCTACTTCGTATATAGGCTAGTTTTTAATGTGGACTCTCTCTCTGCAAATACTTGTACCGGTTGGAGACGAAGCAGGCGAGTGGAAAAAGAGTTAAGAATCCCCGCCATGGTTTTTTCTTAACCTTATGTGGCTCCCCTGTCAGCTAGGCATGTCTGTATATTAGGCCGGGCGCCAGAACCCGTGTGCTCGTATGCGTGTGTGGCCAAAGAAAGACCTGTGTGGAAACACACTTGCTCAAAGTTGATGCCGACAAAATGCGACTTGTCAAGGATGACTTGGGGTCGTATGACATGGTGCATTAGTCGAGAGCCGTTGTGAGCCTATCGTTCTTGATCAAAGAATGCGCCACCCAATCCTTAATAGAAATGCTCATAAGGCTAAATTAAGCATGCATTTCTAAGATGGAGGCATCAAGCGCGTCTAAGCAGCTCGAGTCAGCAATAAGCTCACAGCTCCCATTCAATGCAGCCCACAAAATGGACCactctttccttcttcgtGTGATCGTATAAACACTAGGGGCGCTGATATACAAAATTATCAACTGAAAACGGCAGCTCCCAAACAACGTGGAAACCGTTGGCGGAGGTCACATCCCGCTTGAACACCAGCGAGGACAGAACCGCAATAGATGCTATACACGTAACAGGGATCGGATGTAACGATAGGACTTGACCCAGTCGATTCATCCCAAAATGGGATATGCCACTCCTGGCTATTGGTGTAAGAAGATTGATTGGGGGGGGAATCATGATTTGGGTTTGAGCCAAGAACGGAGTAAACCGGTATGGCCGAGACAGGCATTGTGGTGATGACTGCGACCAAATATACTTTTCACGCCGTGTATCCATTGTCGAAAGTGTCCATCCGAAATCAACAGCAGAAAATACGACGCTCGGTGTATGTGCTCCCGAACCACCACCAGCGTACTCTTGAAACCCAATCATAAGGCTGAGGATGCCTTACAGATCTAGCCTCTTTGTCGTGTTTGGCCAGGGCCACATCTCTGTACTAGGAGTACTCTCTCTTGGCATTAGCATCTCACTCCAGCCATGTTACCCATTCGTCAATTGCTAACCTGAGGTGGTGTGAGAGCCTCGCATCGATAGTCCCTGCCAATTATCATCAGAAAGGAAGCTTGAGATTCACCGTTGGATTGCTGCCGATGATCCGATGGGCCGATTATGCCTCGTTAAAGTTTTGACCGAACCTTGTATACATAATCGCATCTATATTGATGACCCTGGTCAGTTACTGAACGGCAAACCCATATAAAGAGCCAGCGTCGCTTCCTTCCGGATCGACATTCTTTCTCAACAAGCTCGCCATTTGGGATCAATTCAGTTCAGCAAGAGGTCTCTTCTCATCTCTGGCTCCCCACCATGGCTGTTCTCAAGGCTGCTATCCTCGCCTCACTTGCCAGCGCGGCCGCCGCCAAGTCTGTGCCCTCCAACCTTCAGAATCTCTACAACTCCATTATTGCCCAGGGATCTTGCAACGATCAGCTCGCTTCTGGTTTCTACAGCGAGGATAATGACGGTGGCAGTAAGTCTCGCCTTCAAAGGGATTTAGAGCGACGAACAGCTGTCTGATATTCTTCGATATAGGTACCTCTTACTGTGGTGACCATCTTAACGACTATGGCATCGTCTACCTCCAGAGCACTGGCGGCAGGCTGGCCAACATGGATATCGACTGTGACGGTATTCAGGGAGGCCCTGCCGACGACGGCCGCTGTGGCGACTCTTCTGATACTCAATCCATCACCGCCTTCCAGGATACTGTCGCGAGCTACGGCACCGGTCAACGAGATCTCGATGCCAATGCTCACCCATATGTCGTCTTTGGTAACGATGGTAGCAGACCTGGCTGGAAGACCTTTGATCCTCAAAGCGTTGGCGTCGAGCCTCTATCTATTATGGCTGTTGTTTGCAACAATCAACTAGTGCGTTTTTTTCTATCCTTgattgcatttttttttttttgcggtaAACTCCACGACTAATACTATCTTGTTTAGGTATATGGTGTCTGGGGAGATaccaatggcgatgatggcgatttcCCTGTGGTTGGCGAGGCATCCATTGCTCTCGCTACTGCTTGCTTTGGTAACGGCATCAACGGTGATAACGGTCATGATCAAGATGATGTTCTCTACATCGCCTTCACTGGCTCTGGCGCCGTTCCTGGCGCTCGTGGCGCTCAATGGAATGCTCAAGACTATACCGACTTTGAGAACAGCATCAGCGCTCTCGGTGACAGCCTGGTCGCTCGTATCGGCAACAGCtccggtggtggtggtggctcTGGTGGAGGGGGCGGCAGCACTTGCTCGTGGGAGGGACATTGTGCTGGTGCTTCTTGTGGCAGTGATGATGACTGTTCTGATGATTTGACCTGCAGCAACGGCGTCTGcagtggtggcagcagcagtggtggcggtggcagctctggcggaaacggcggtggcagctctggcggtggtggcggcagcactTCTTGCGATTGGGAAGGACACTGCTCCGGTGCTTCTTGTGGTAGCAACGATGACTGCGCCGATGATCTGACTTGCAGCAATGGTGTCTGCGGTGGCGGTAGCGGTGGTagcagcggtggcggcggcggtagCAGCTCTTCCTGCTCATGGGAAGGACACTGCTTCGGTGCTCCTTGCGGCAGTGATGACGACTGCTCCGATCCCTGGGAGTGTGTTAACGGCTCTTGCGGTAACTAAGTCGCCGGAAGAAGCTAGATGGAACCCTTTCAAAGTCGAATTCTGAACTTCTTATGTATATATTACCGTCCGCGAGGTAGGATGACTTTGATAGAGTCCAAATACATGGCGATGTTCATAGAAATCTGAGATGTTGATCAGTTGTCAAGACAAGCAGCATATTATCCAAGTGAAATCCAAAACAAATAggcgattttttttctattgTTTATTCTGTCCAGAAGAAATGGAGAAGGTCTTGCGTTGCTCATGATCCGACAATCTTGATACGTCCTTCGAGCACCGGCGCAATCACTCGCGTCCAGTCAACAGCACATTCGGCCTCCTTTAGGCAGTCGCACACCTTGGACTTGATGCCTGCTCTATGAGCCCAACGGCCCCAgaacttcttcatcagcaagaTCTCCATGTCTATCTGGCTGTCTGAATCGCTTCCTGTATGGTCACTCTCAGTTCCTGTGTCAAAAtgatcgtcgtcgtcatcgtgAGGCTTCTTGTTGAAGCCCAAGCGTGAGCGCAAAAATTTGTGCCAGGGATCTTGAAAGTTTTCATGAAGCTTGAGTCGTGATACGTGGCTCTCTCCCTTGAACACCTCAGACGGCAACTCAGTGTGACCGCATTTATCGGCGACGTGGTTCCAATGCGAAGATAAGTGGCTCCACTGGCCGACTGTTCGGAGAGCCATAAAATACTGCCGAAGCATGGCAGAGATGAGCATTCCGCTCTCTTCATCGATGATTTCCTCCACTTCTCCCCCTTCGGACTTGACGAGCAAGCTGGTAAAGCCATCTAGCACCAGAGTTAGCTCATTAGATTTGACAAAGTTCTATGCGCTCCAGTAGGCCTACCTTTTCCGCGCCCCATGTACCCTCTAGTCGCTAACACATATTTCTTTTCAGGCTCATAAGTCTTGCCGCCAATCTTCACCGACAGTATTCTCTGGCCGGATGGCTTGGATGGATCAAATTCATACTCGATGCCCGATACCTGCGGAAATCTTCCTTCAAGGGCAGGATACAATGAGACGCCATTCTCCAACGCGTCCCAGATTGCTTGTCCCTTTGCTCTCAAAAGGACGACCGGATCTTCAAAGGGGAAGCAGGAAGTGATATCCTTGATTCTGATAGCTCCTGGCGGATAGATCTGGTCACCGCGAATCGTACCGCCTGCCATGATAGCACAGTCGGCATTATGATGGGCACGCATAATGTCGCACACAAAGTTGCCCATGTTGGATTCTTTCAAGCGTGCCGTGATGAATCGAGCATCGAGCGGCATAGCCGTCCATCCCACAGGCTTGGAGAGTGACTTTTGCAACTTGGACGTCAAGCCATCTACCAGTTTGGCTGTGGGCTCATCCTCTGGTACATCGGATGTAATATCTCGTCTCCAGATCTCGAAATCCCATCGTTTAGGGTCATCCTGCTTCCGCCGTGCCTCGATATAGCTGAGCTGCTTGAAGTCAGTTCCTGAACGCAGGACATGGGTGCCGTTCCTAAAGCTATGAGCATAGTAATGGTCATGGCCACCGAGaatgatgtcgatgatgccATTCGTTTGGTCAGCTAGTTTGTTGTCATTTGGTTCACGCATGTGActcaagcagatgatgatctCTGCCCCCTCCTCTCGCAGCTTTGGCACGAGCTCTTTGGCGACAGCGCTGGCGGACTTGTAGATGAGGTTTGGCGGAAGACTATTGATAGTTGCAAGCCACTCCCTCTCACCCAGGCCAATCAGACCCACTTTGATGCCGTTGGAGGTGGTGAGCATATGAGTCCGTTTGGCGTTGCCCAAGGGGACATCCTCTCCCAGCGCGGGATCCAAAACATTGGCCAGTAGCCATGGGAAATCGCATTTCTCGGCCAAGTGCTCGAATTGTTTTACTCCAAAATCAAGATCGTGGTTCTAAAGTTGAGGGGTGTTGTCAGCTGCTGTACTTGGTCTCAGAGAGGCGTTTTCGAAGATCAGACAACTCACTCCAACGCAGCTGGCATCCGTCCCAATAGCATTCAATACTGGAACCATGTGTCTTCCCTTTGTAACGCTGCTTTCCAGACTGGGGTTGAAAACATCGCCCGAGAACAGGGTCAGAAGTCCAGGCTGGCCTTGATACTGCTTCCCCTCCTTGTACTCCTTGCAGAGTGTCATGAATCTCGCCAGGCCCCCAACTGGCTCTGCACTGGCCTGGTCGACATGATAAACATCGTTGTAGTGCAGTATCCGCAGATCCGGTGCCTCAGAACTGCTGTTGCTCTCAAAGCGGCCCGACGAGAAGGTCACCTGAGGCTCCGCCGTAGGTTCAGATGCTTCTCCCATGCTGATTGCCGCCTGTGTTCAACGATTGATGGATCAGATATTTGTTGAGCAATCTGATTGTACCCCTCACGAGCTTTCAGGAGTCAATTCGTACGATATTGTCGTGACACCGCCC encodes:
- a CDS encoding uncharacterized protein (EggNog:ENOG41); translated protein: MGEASEPTAEPQVTFSSGRFESNSSSEAPDLRILHYNDVYHVDQASAEPVGGLARFMTLCKEYKEGKQYQGQPGLLTLFSGDVFNPSLESSVTKGRHMVPVLNAIGTDASCVGNHDLDFGVKQFEHLAEKCDFPWLLANVLDPALGEDVPLGNAKRTHMLTTSNGIKVGLIGLGEREWLATINSLPPNLIYKSASAVAKELVPKLREEGAEIIICLSHMREPNDNKLADQTNGIIDIILGGHDHYYAHSFRNGTHVLRSGTDFKQLSYIEARRKQDDPKRWDFEIWRRDITSDVPEDEPTAKLVDGLTSKLQKSLSKPVGWTAMPLDARFITARLKESNMGNFVCDIMRAHHNADCAIMAGGTIRGDQIYPPGAIRIKDITSCFPFEDPVVLLRAKGQAIWDALENGVSLYPALEGRFPQVSGIEYEFDPSKPSGQRILSVKIGGKTYEPEKKYVLATRGYMGRGKDGFTSLLVKSEGGEVEEIIDEESGMLISAMLRQYFMALRTVGQWSHLSSHWNHVADKCGHTELPSEVFKGESHVSRLKLHENFQDPWHKFLRSRLGFNKKPHDDDDDHFDTGTESDHTGSDSDSQIDMEILLMKKFWGRWAHRAGIKSKVCDCLKEAECAVDWTRVIAPVLEGRIKIVGS
- a CDS encoding uncharacterized protein (EggNog:ENOG41) — translated: MARQKTQKAGPAAAQPSQTGNHENEAEAGEIAIPQFFNTTFSTHRVSPLFIGAQKLDQARLDRLAHRLRDTLVGDVVRGVQIGLEATDTPMGQVGPLKAVTFRWFQAEDILGDKAENWAELSDEQKRGLWIEMRHENAAYVALLLPGFSRSHQGPGTNTPAAKLWNMGFETPDMGEADGSQFLRLPLLLLRMPQALKAVIGEWLSTTFDCRVTKLNLGTRTLVSVLESWIPQTGLPRADSDLVLTLAFNAPVTDPGREAVLRLDGDLDEDEDEVEATEPGLRSMEISISASDLRRFLRAGKALQKSKQTTSNTDAGTALWERDDRERRRLAGSHTDDGWGWLKNKDGSEYPLMEALASHLNHHMALNLFHPGVRVIQVSCGGFVLSQSRVKIVKSGDVTDDLSRAAWMFVTLLGERVQSDAVPLGT
- a CDS encoding uncharacterized protein (EggNog:ENOG41); translated protein: MKVIVAGVTGHAGSEIVNHCFADERITKVIILTRKSVAIDIESHPKAEVVLHQDFSQYPEEMMRRFEGAEICLWAIGGRVNQFNNDKELCRKVGVEYTLAAANAMLNHLADKVPSGKKFRFVFCSGKYSEWNQKRPLLFMADSRRIKGEVEKGLCDIADANPDKFETWILRPSGFIEPSASISKRLVGSLYGAITTTQVGKAMVKVACEGWKDRIIENNALLKM
- a CDS encoding uncharacterized protein (EggNog:ENOG41~SECRETED:SignalP(1-18)~CAZy:GH75), whose amino-acid sequence is MAVLKAAILASLASAAAAKSVPSNLQNLYNSIIAQGSCNDQLASGFYSEDNDGGSTSYCGDHLNDYGIVYLQSTGGRLANMDIDCDGIQGGPADDGRCGDSSDTQSITAFQDTVASYGTGQRDLDANAHPYVVFGNDGSRPGWKTFDPQSVGVEPLSIMAVVCNNQLVYGVWGDTNGDDGDFPVVGEASIALATACFGNGINGDNGHDQDDVLYIAFTGSGAVPGARGAQWNAQDYTDFENSISALGDSLVARIGNSSGGGGGSGGGGGSTCSWEGHCAGASCGSDDDCSDDLTCSNGVCSGGSSSGGGGSSGGNGGGSSGGGGGSTSCDWEGHCSGASCGSNDDCADDLTCSNGVCGGGSGGSSGGGGGSSSSCSWEGHCFGAPCGSDDDCSDPWECVNGSCGN